TTATGCTATTGGTTTGGAGAATGGATTGGGAATAATGAATATTACTGCATTGAACGGGCAACCTCCGATGAAGATGCCCTGTATCAGGAAAGCAGAAATCGTGGGAGAGTCTGAAAATCAGTTGTTAAGTTTGAACGAAGGGAATCTTTTTATTCCTGCTCATATCAATATGGTGCGGCTATGGTTGACTTCTCTGAATAGGGAACAGCAGTTGGAATATCGTATTGTAGAGCGTGGGGATAAGTGGGAAATCTCTTCCGGTGGTTATATTCAGTTGTCGTATCTTCATCCTGGTGATTTTACGTTAGAAGTCAGGAATAGTAATGGATATGGGATTTATTCGGATGTGAATAGTATCATGCTGCATGTTGCTTCACCATGGTACGCCACTGTTTATGCTTATTTACTTTATGGGTTGCTCGTTATAGGTATAATATTTCTTATATATAGAGCTGTATTAATCCAGACAAGAAAAAAGGAAGAAGAAATACGTTTAAATGAAGAGAGAAAACGGAAGGAGGAAATGGAACGTTATCAATTGAATTGTCTTCAGGAAGAACTAGGTAATAAGAATAGTAAGTTGATGAGTATCACTATGCTGGGGGTTCAGAATAATACATTCCTTAAAAAGATAAAGGAGGCCGTACAGGAAATTGATATAAGTCAGTCTCCTGCTACAAAACAGCAGGTGCAACGTTTGGTAAAGGAGATTGAACGGCAATTAAACGATCAGAGCGGATGGGATAATTTTGTTGAACATTTTAATAATACATGTAATGGATTCTTTGATCGACTAACAGAAAAACATCCCAAGTTAACTAATAGTGATTTGAGATTATGTGCTTATATTCGCATGAATTTGAGTACGAAAGAAATAGCTTCTTTGATGAATGTCTCTTCCTCTTCTGTAGAAATGGCTAAGTACCGTTTAAGAAAAAAACTGGAGTTAGATGAATCGGTGGCTTTACCCTATTATCTGACTGAAATTATAGCAACATTAAAATCATTTGTAGATAAATGATTTGTAGGGGGATTTTGTTATATTTATCTATTTGAAATATAGCGGTTTGTGTGTTTATGTGTGAGGACTTGTAGGGGGTAGGTAATTTACTTTTTTAAGGTTGTATAGTGTTTGTAGGGCTTTAAATTTTGGGTAGGAATTTAGAGCCTTCTATATTTGCATCAACCCAAAAAAAGTAATAGTATGAGAAAAATTCTTTTAAATGCAATTTGCCTGTTGTTGTTTCAATTCACCTCTCTTTATGGTCAGCATCAGTTAATATGGAGTGATGAATTTAATTCGAAGCAATTAGATCAAACAAACTGGACTGTTGCTTCCGGATATGGTTCACAAAACGACGGATGGGGAAATAATGAACTTCAAAATTATACTCCGGATAATCTCTCTTTCAAGAAAGGAAAACTAGTTATTACTGCTAAGAAAGTAGGCGATAACAAAAAGAGAGGAGATTATACTTCTTCCCGTATTTCTACAAAAAACAAACATTCCTTCTTGTATGGACGTATTGAAGCCCGGATGAAACTGGCTACAGGTATGGGAATATGGCCAGCCTTTTGGATGTTAGGGGCGGAGGGCGGATGGCCGGATGGAGGAGAGATTGATATAATGGAGTATGTAGGTTATCAACCGGGAGTGGTTCATTCGGCACTACATACACGTTCCAGTCATGGTGGTACTATCAATAAAAAACATCTGGAAGTAAAAGGATTGGAGAAGGGATTTCATACTTATGGAATCAATTGGGATAAAAACAAGATAGAGTTTTATATTGATGATCCGTCAAAACCTTTCTATGTATATGCACCTGAAAAAAAAACACCTAAAAACTGGCCTTTTGACAAACCACATTATATTTTATTCAATTTGGCCGTAGGCGGAAATTGGGGAGGAAAAATGGGAGTTGATAATTCCATATTTCCACAGGATTTTATCATTGATTGGGTACGTGTGTACTCAAAATAAACTAATTGAATATACTGAATACTATGAAACTAATTTATACTATTTTGATCTCATGTTGTTGGTTATTAAGTTATGCTAACTCGCAGCGATTTCCTATTAATGATAACTGGAAGTTTACTAAAGACAATATAGATATTTCTTCGACATCTCAAAAAGTAGATTGGACAGACATAACCCTTCCTCATACTTGGAACGGACAAGATGGACAGGACGGTGGAGATAATTATTACCGGGGGACGGGTTGGTATATGCACAATTTGAAGATAGATAAAAATGATCGTAATAAATGCCTTTATTTACGTTTTGGGGCAGCTAATTATGCAACAGAAGTATTTTTAAATGGAGTATCTGTTGGCACACACTTTGGCGGATACACAGCTTTTGCTTTTGATATTAC
The Bacteroides luhongzhouii DNA segment above includes these coding regions:
- a CDS encoding glycoside hydrolase family 16 protein, which gives rise to MRKILLNAICLLLFQFTSLYGQHQLIWSDEFNSKQLDQTNWTVASGYGSQNDGWGNNELQNYTPDNLSFKKGKLVITAKKVGDNKKRGDYTSSRISTKNKHSFLYGRIEARMKLATGMGIWPAFWMLGAEGGWPDGGEIDIMEYVGYQPGVVHSALHTRSSHGGTINKKHLEVKGLEKGFHTYGINWDKNKIEFYIDDPSKPFYVYAPEKKTPKNWPFDKPHYILFNLAVGGNWGGKMGVDNSIFPQDFIIDWVRVYSK